The Rhinoderma darwinii isolate aRhiDar2 unplaced genomic scaffold, aRhiDar2.hap1 Scaffold_644, whole genome shotgun sequence genome includes a window with the following:
- the BAG3 gene encoding BAG family molecular chaperone regulator 3 — translation VNRKLCNGPFPEGPKSGNFYSPQLRPGYIPISVQHEGVETRPQLPFLHAPQPGVQRVKCEPPVQKRPQSPLQGPDRPHSPAWSPPESPSTDKQGGQVTEFLSSRGSSKGQSPPPSDLSNVSQQGPGRQGHPLPRGYIPIPVIHEGNIPRPPSLNVQQNPHQPVYHRIQDERPPRENSPSRTMPPPVRVQIPIQRVSPARSHVEAEPSPVPAVPIQKTSTPDVHVSFTSGPPSSPPAQTGPPSSPPAQTGPPSSPPAQTGPPSSPPAQTGPPSSPPAQTGPPSSPPAQTRYVEEDSKSFPQKVEQEELSCPQALEEAGVPPELAEPQDRHPGVLQIESILHRVQALQEAVANFRGSKNKKYLMLEEYLTKELLALDSVDPEGRADVRQARRDGVREVQNILETLELKSSDNPAMDPAANSQEVIEFGGAMEESRGASSSAIPAPSERPLQEAVQEVFVPTTCGH, via the exons GTGAATCGGAAATTGTGCAACGGCCCATTCCCAGAGGGTCCTAAAAGTGGAAACTTCTACTCCCCTCAGCTGCGTCCTGGCTATATCCCTATTTCAGTCCAGCATGAAGGCGTGGAGACGAGACCACAGCTGCCCTTCCTTCATGCGCCTCAGCCAGGGGTGCAAAGGGTTAAATGTGAGCCCCCAGTACAAAAGAGGCCGCAGTCTCCTCTGCAGGGGCCCGACCGACCTCATTCTCCTGCCTGGAGCCCACCAGAATCTCCTTCCACAGACAAGCAGGGTGGACAGGTCACAGAGTTCCTGTCGTCACGTGGATCCTCAAAAGGACAATCG CCTCCTCCTTCAGACTTGAGCAACGTCTCGCAGCAGGGACCCGGCAGACAAGGCCACCCCCTGCCCCGGGGATATATACCCATACCAGTGATCCATGAGGGGAACATCCCACGACCGCCCTCTCTCAATGTGCAGCAGAATCCTCACCAGCCGGTCTACCACAGGATCCAAGACGAGAGACCACCCCGGGAGAACTCTCCTTCCAGAACCATGCCCCCTCCTGTCAGAGTGCAG ATTCCAATACAAAGGGTTTCCCCAGCTAGAAGTCACGTGGAGGCCGAGCCGAGCCCTGTGCCCGCTGTCCCCATCCAGAAGACCTCTACTCCAGATGTTCATGTGAGCTTTACATCAGGCCCTCCGAGCAGCCCCCCAGCACAGACCGGCCCTCCGAGCAGCCCCCCAGCACAGACCGGCCCTCCGAGCAGCCCCCCAGCACAGACCGGCCCTCCGAGCAGCCCCCCAGCACAGACCGGCCCTCCGAGCAGCCCCCCAGCACAGACCGGCCCTCCGAGCAGCCCCCCAGCACAGACCAGATATGTAGAAGAGGACAGTAAATCCTTTCCCCAGAAGGTAGAACAGGAAGAACTGTCATGTCCACAAGCATTGGAAGAGGCAGGGGTCCCCCCAGAGCTGGCGGAGCCCCAAGATCGGCACCCTGGAGTTCTCCAGATAGAGAGCATTTTGCACAGAGTGCAGGCACTACAAGAAGCGGTGGCCAACTTCCGAGGTAGCAAAAATAAGAAGTATCTCATGTTGGAGGAATATCTGACCAAGGAGCTGCTGGCCCTAGATTCAGTAGACCCCGAAGGCCGAGCTGATGTGCGTCAGGCTAGGAGAGATGGTGTCCGAGAAGTCCAGAACATTCTAGAGACTTTGGAATTAAAAtcttctgataatccggcaatgGACCCGGCTGCAAACTCCCAAGAAGTAATCGAATTCGGTGGCGCTATGGAAGAAAGCAGAGGAGCGTCCAGCTCTGCTATACCAGCACCGTCTGAGAGGCCCCTCCAGGAGGCCGTCCAAGAAGTCTTTGTCCCAACCACTTGTGGCCATTAG